The following proteins are encoded in a genomic region of Glycine soja cultivar W05 chromosome 17, ASM419377v2, whole genome shotgun sequence:
- the LOC114393009 gene encoding histone H4-like codes for MSGRGKGGKGLGKGGAKRHRKVLRDNIQGITKPAIRRLARRGGVKRISGLIYEETRGVLMIFLENVICDVVTYTEHARRKTVTAMDVVYALKRQGRTLYGFGG; via the coding sequence ATGTCTGGGCGTGGAAAGGGAGGCAAGGGTTTGGGAAAGGGAGGAGCGAAACGACACCGTAAGGTGTTGCGCGATAACATTCAGGGAATCACTAAGCCCGCGATTCGGCGTTTGGCTCGTAGGGGTGGTGTGAAGCGTATCAGTGGTCTCATCTACGAAGAGACACGTGGCGTGCTCATGATCTTTTTGGAGAACGTGATTTGTGACGTCGTTACCTACACTGAGCATGCTAGGAGAAAGACCGTTACGGCAATGGACGTGGTTTATGCTCTCAAGAGACAGGGAAGGACCCTCTACGGATTTGGGggctag